The following proteins come from a genomic window of Acetivibrio cellulolyticus CD2:
- a CDS encoding redox-sensing transcriptional repressor Rex — MSPDKKISIAVIKRLPRYYRYLSDLLKLGITRISSKELSIRMGITASQIRQDLNCFGGFGQQGYGYNVEHLYNEIGNILGVNNKFKFIIIGAGNMGQALSNYTNFEKRGFELQAIFDVNPNLIGKKINNVEIMDLNTLEEYVKNNKVDIAMLCVPYDQTPLVADRVARLGIKGLWNFSPMDLKIPYDVIIENVHLSDSLMVLGYKLSEKLKNS, encoded by the coding sequence ATGAGTCCGGATAAAAAGATTTCTATTGCTGTAATTAAGCGTTTGCCTAGATATTATAGGTATTTATCCGATTTACTAAAGTTAGGGATTACAAGAATTTCTTCCAAAGAGTTAAGTATAAGGATGGGCATTACAGCTTCGCAAATACGTCAGGATTTAAACTGCTTTGGTGGATTTGGACAGCAGGGATATGGATATAATGTTGAGCACCTTTATAATGAAATAGGGAATATCCTTGGAGTTAATAATAAATTTAAGTTTATAATAATCGGTGCAGGTAACATGGGACAGGCACTTTCAAACTATACTAATTTCGAAAAAAGAGGTTTTGAGCTTCAGGCAATTTTTGATGTCAATCCAAATTTGATTGGTAAAAAAATAAATAATGTTGAAATTATGGATTTGAATACTTTAGAGGAGTATGTAAAGAACAATAAAGTTGATATTGCAATGCTTTGTGTTCCATATGACCAAACTCCTTTAGTTGCAGATAGGGTAGCGCGACTAGGTATAAAGGGTTTGTGGAATTTTTCACCTATGGATTTGAAAATTCCTTATGATGTAATTATTGAGAACGTTCACTTAAGCGACAGTTTAATGGTTTTAGGTTATAAATTGAGTGAGAAACTCAAAAATTCATAA
- the abc-f gene encoding ribosomal protection-like ABC-F family protein — MIVLGCNNISISFGTRQIIENVTFSVQDTDKIGIVGVNGAGKSTLFKIITSTLAADSGDIYLSKGCKLGYLAQNTELESSNSILEEVLSAFSHLIKMEERIKDLEKLISDEKDEERLSSFMKEYSNLSDNFSRNGGYEYNSRTRGILKGLGFSEDEFDLKTSSLSGGQKTRLAMAKLLTEEPDLLLLDEPTNHLDINAVEWLEDFLINYRKGVMIISHDRFFLDRITNRTLEIENCECKFYNGNYTNYIKQKELDREIQQKHFELQQKEIARMEAFIEQQRRWNREKNIVAAESRQKAIDRMEKIDKPKTLPDKIKIDFKIALQSGNDVLSVDKLSKEYPGRPLFNNLSFKVKKSERVFILGPNGCGKSTLLKILTGKIDDFSGSFQFGHNTKKAFYDQEHSDLSMNNTIIDELLEASDNLSQTDIRNALAMFLFKGDDVFKEISTLSGGEKGRISLLKIMLSGSNILILDEPTNHLDINSREILESSLSEFEGTLIIVSHDRYFIDKLATRILELDRDSYIDYLGNYSGFKQHKSRISIESKPVSPVENASASKLSHIATKEEKARRRKLEKQYADTEKEIAQLESSIETIKIEMQSGEVLSNHVMLTELHNKQLEMENRLESLYELWESLALEMEN, encoded by the coding sequence ATGATTGTATTAGGGTGTAATAATATATCTATTTCCTTTGGAACCAGACAAATTATAGAAAATGTTACCTTCAGTGTTCAGGATACAGATAAAATAGGTATTGTAGGTGTTAATGGTGCAGGGAAGTCAACTCTATTTAAAATAATTACTTCAACCCTTGCTGCTGACTCGGGAGATATTTATCTTTCCAAAGGCTGCAAGCTGGGGTATCTTGCACAAAACACAGAGCTTGAATCTTCAAACAGTATTCTTGAAGAAGTATTGTCCGCTTTTTCCCATCTTATAAAAATGGAAGAGCGTATTAAGGATCTGGAAAAACTCATAAGCGATGAAAAGGATGAGGAACGTTTGTCCTCTTTTATGAAAGAGTATTCAAACCTATCCGATAACTTTTCACGTAATGGTGGATACGAGTACAACAGCCGGACCAGAGGAATTTTAAAGGGACTTGGATTTAGTGAAGATGAGTTTGATCTAAAAACAAGCAGCTTAAGCGGTGGTCAAAAAACCAGGCTTGCCATGGCAAAGCTTTTGACTGAAGAGCCTGACTTGCTTCTTTTGGATGAGCCTACAAATCACCTCGATATTAACGCGGTTGAGTGGCTTGAGGATTTCCTAATCAACTACAGGAAAGGTGTTATGATTATATCCCATGACAGATTCTTTCTAGACAGGATAACTAACAGGACTCTTGAGATAGAAAACTGCGAATGCAAGTTCTATAACGGAAACTACACAAATTATATAAAGCAAAAAGAGCTTGATAGAGAAATTCAACAGAAGCATTTCGAACTTCAGCAAAAAGAGATAGCTAGAATGGAAGCCTTTATTGAGCAGCAAAGAAGATGGAACAGGGAAAAAAATATTGTAGCCGCTGAAAGCAGGCAAAAAGCTATAGACAGGATGGAAAAAATAGATAAACCAAAAACCCTTCCTGACAAAATAAAAATAGATTTCAAAATAGCTTTACAAAGCGGGAACGATGTTCTATCTGTAGACAAGCTTTCAAAGGAATATCCCGGCAGACCGCTGTTTAACAATTTAAGTTTTAAAGTTAAGAAAAGCGAAAGGGTTTTTATTTTAGGGCCAAATGGTTGCGGTAAATCCACTTTGCTTAAAATTTTGACCGGTAAAATAGATGATTTTTCGGGAAGCTTTCAGTTTGGCCACAACACAAAGAAGGCTTTTTACGACCAGGAACACTCGGATCTTTCTATGAATAACACAATAATAGATGAACTTTTAGAAGCAAGTGATAATCTTTCACAGACAGACATAAGAAATGCTCTTGCTATGTTCCTTTTTAAAGGTGATGATGTTTTCAAAGAAATATCCACTCTTAGCGGAGGTGAAAAAGGAAGAATTTCACTTCTAAAAATAATGCTTTCAGGATCAAATATACTCATTCTTGACGAGCCTACAAACCATCTTGATATTAACTCAAGGGAAATACTAGAAAGTTCACTTTCCGAGTTTGAAGGAACACTCATTATAGTTTCCCATGACAGGTACTTTATTGACAAACTTGCAACAAGGATTTTAGAATTAGACAGGGATTCTTATATTGATTATTTAGGCAATTATTCTGGCTTTAAGCAGCACAAAAGCAGAATTTCAATTGAATCCAAACCTGTTTCTCCGGTTGAAAATGCATCAGCTTCAAAGCTTTCCCATATTGCTACAAAGGAAGAGAAAGCAAGAAGAAGAAAATTGGAAAAACAATATGCTGACACTGAAAAAGAAATTGCCCAGTTAGAAAGTTCAATTGAAACTATAAAAATTGAGATGCAGTCAGGGGAAGTATTAAGCAATCATGTCATGCTGACGGAACTACACAATAAGCAACTGGAAATGGAAAACAGACTTGAGTCGCTTTATGAGCTATGGGAATCACTGGCACTGGAAATGGAAAATTGA
- a CDS encoding LysM peptidoglycan-binding domain-containing protein, producing MMYTVQPGDSLYLISQKFGVSVEQIKQANQLSSNLIYIGQRLNIPVERQRPIIYTVKPGDSLYTIAKRYNTTVESIQSLNNLTGIELSVGQKLTIPIYTEVVVNVDSAFIRSGPGPNFSVVTSMVRNAKLPVTGSSRGWYKVRLHNGKDAWISGRIVTLNAYSGDKPISDILGFYTLEEGPSLPSSFTSFTNNIGEISETGLFMFRISANNPTTIENFGQFSDQDIRTLVAIAHRNNVRILPVVHNLLYRPGGTTLAKNVVKVLVSNAQNRNAFAQSLLRLIQKYNFDGVNIDIEDVFIEDSANLSLLYEEIARVLRPRGYFFSASVPARIRDEPFNPFSDPFNYSAIGNAVDEFVAMLYNEHGWPGSGPGPVVSIGWMERVLTYTISKMPKEKVVGAVSVFGFDFNLTTGRNTYVTYSMAMALAQKYNKEVIFDEETKTPMFAYEDEQGNQHEVWFENAQSIYAKIELAWDLGIKGIALWRLGMEDEGIWTMLENQVVVSKH from the coding sequence ATGATGTATACTGTACAGCCAGGAGATTCTTTATATCTGATTTCTCAGAAGTTCGGCGTTTCTGTTGAGCAAATCAAGCAGGCAAACCAGCTTTCAAGTAATTTAATCTATATAGGACAGCGTTTAAATATCCCGGTAGAACGTCAAAGACCAATAATATATACAGTTAAACCAGGTGATTCACTGTATACGATTGCCAAAAGGTATAACACAACAGTTGAAAGTATCCAGTCTTTAAATAATCTTACAGGCATAGAACTAAGCGTCGGTCAAAAGTTAACCATCCCCATTTATACTGAAGTTGTCGTCAACGTCGATTCAGCATTTATAAGGAGTGGTCCTGGGCCTAATTTCAGCGTGGTTACAAGCATGGTTAGAAATGCCAAACTTCCTGTTACCGGCTCCAGTAGAGGTTGGTATAAAGTTCGTTTACATAACGGCAAGGATGCCTGGATATCGGGACGAATAGTAACGCTTAATGCCTATAGCGGTGACAAACCAATCTCAGATATCCTGGGATTTTATACCCTCGAAGAAGGTCCTTCACTTCCAAGTTCCTTTACTTCGTTCACAAACAATATTGGAGAGATTTCTGAAACTGGTCTTTTCATGTTCAGAATCAGTGCAAACAATCCAACTACCATAGAAAACTTTGGACAATTTTCAGATCAGGATATAAGAACTCTTGTTGCAATTGCGCACAGGAACAATGTTAGAATCCTCCCGGTTGTGCACAACCTACTCTATAGGCCAGGTGGAACAACACTTGCAAAAAATGTTGTAAAGGTTCTTGTCTCCAATGCACAAAATAGAAATGCCTTTGCCCAAAGCCTCTTAAGGCTGATACAAAAGTATAACTTTGACGGAGTTAACATTGACATTGAAGATGTTTTCATTGAAGACAGTGCAAATCTGTCCTTGCTTTATGAAGAAATTGCCAGAGTCTTAAGACCCCGCGGTTATTTCTTCTCAGCGTCTGTCCCTGCAAGGATCAGGGATGAGCCTTTCAATCCATTTTCCGATCCATTTAATTATTCTGCAATAGGCAACGCAGTTGATGAGTTTGTTGCAATGCTTTATAACGAGCACGGCTGGCCTGGCAGCGGTCCAGGACCTGTTGTATCGATTGGCTGGATGGAAAGAGTATTAACGTATACAATCTCAAAAATGCCTAAAGAAAAGGTAGTTGGCGCAGTATCGGTATTCGGTTTTGATTTCAACCTTACAACCGGCCGTAATACCTATGTAACATACAGCATGGCAATGGCTCTTGCCCAGAAGTACAATAAAGAGGTTATATTTGATGAAGAGACTAAAACTCCGATGTTTGCTTATGAAGATGAACAGGGCAACCAGCATGAAGTCTGGTTTGAAAACGCCCAGAGCATCTACGCAAAAATTGAGCTTGCATGGGACCTTGGTATAAAGGGAATCGCACTTTGGAGGCTTGGAATGGAAGATGAAGGAATTTGGACAATGTTAGAAAATCAGGTTGTAGTGAGTAAGCACTAA
- a CDS encoding LysM peptidoglycan-binding domain-containing protein, with amino-acid sequence MLRKRAAFFFAAILGVLVLPRVSVYAGGNTVGVIVDNESACTGVYTTVENSTMMIPAKELAESIGASFRYDTGTMTGAVTYKQNELVFRLDNDIVKFNGKYIKAPAPMEIENYRFMVPTEFCYEKLGIECFIDYNKNRVLAFRQTDGKLEYKVRSGDTLWMLSKLFGSTVSQIKLLNGLVSDNINIGQMLEIKQFDIYDNSFMGYTSGNATLSSGPSLNVAPVGYLKPWTEVSVTGKTGTWYNVKTAKGTGYIHSSVTYIKQDILDNNPDSNYFKNEIAVDTSTDYLTYKTYIVQKGDSVWSIAEKMGIPDYELASANNISRQATLYEGDVLQVPVHNVPVKNKVSPESGEILDWFSEAQYVFPIGSVGKVIDVKTGKSFAIKRTMGANHADCETLTSLDSNMMKEIFGGYWNWTRRAFVLEFNGRRFAISIAGMPHAGVDGVPYMQNVSNRSDNYGYGPNYDTISGNGIDGHFDLYFLNGVRHVDNQIDASHQQNILIAGGLR; translated from the coding sequence ATGCTAAGGAAACGAGCGGCGTTCTTTTTTGCAGCTATACTTGGAGTACTGGTGCTTCCTAGGGTATCTGTTTATGCTGGGGGAAATACGGTAGGGGTAATTGTAGATAATGAGTCTGCATGTACTGGAGTATATACTACTGTTGAAAATAGTACAATGATGATCCCCGCAAAAGAGCTTGCTGAATCTATTGGCGCAAGTTTCAGATATGATACCGGTACGATGACAGGAGCGGTAACGTATAAGCAAAATGAACTTGTATTCAGATTGGATAACGACATTGTTAAGTTTAACGGAAAGTACATAAAAGCACCTGCACCAATGGAAATAGAAAATTATAGGTTTATGGTGCCGACTGAATTCTGCTATGAGAAGCTTGGTATTGAGTGTTTCATTGATTATAACAAAAATAGGGTGCTAGCTTTTAGGCAAACAGATGGTAAGTTGGAATATAAAGTAAGATCAGGGGATACATTATGGATGCTTTCGAAGTTGTTTGGATCGACTGTAAGCCAAATAAAGCTTTTAAACGGCCTTGTAAGCGACAATATCAATATTGGACAAATGCTTGAGATAAAGCAATTTGATATTTATGATAATAGCTTTATGGGGTATACGTCAGGTAATGCAACGTTAAGCAGCGGACCAAGTCTAAATGTGGCTCCCGTAGGATATCTTAAACCGTGGACAGAAGTGAGTGTTACAGGCAAAACAGGAACCTGGTATAATGTAAAAACGGCAAAGGGAACCGGTTATATACATAGCAGTGTAACTTACATAAAACAAGATATTTTAGATAATAATCCTGACAGTAACTATTTTAAGAATGAGATAGCGGTAGATACATCAACAGACTATTTAACATATAAAACATATATTGTGCAAAAAGGGGATAGTGTTTGGAGTATAGCAGAGAAAATGGGAATACCCGATTATGAACTTGCTTCCGCAAATAATATCTCACGGCAAGCAACTCTATATGAAGGAGATGTATTACAGGTACCTGTCCACAATGTACCTGTTAAAAACAAGGTTTCGCCTGAATCCGGTGAAATATTGGATTGGTTCAGTGAAGCACAGTATGTTTTCCCAATAGGGAGTGTTGGAAAGGTGATTGATGTTAAGACAGGAAAAAGTTTTGCAATAAAGAGAACCATGGGTGCAAACCATGCTGATTGTGAAACTCTGACCAGTTTAGACAGCAACATGATGAAAGAAATTTTTGGCGGGTACTGGAATTGGACCAGAAGAGCCTTTGTTTTAGAGTTTAACGGAAGAAGATTTGCCATATCAATTGCGGGGATGCCACATGCAGGAGTAGATGGCGTACCGTATATGCAGAATGTTTCCAACAGAAGTGATAACTATGGGTACGGACCCAATTATGACACTATATCAGGTAACGGTATAGATGGCCATTTTGACCTATATTTTCTCAATGGAGTCAGGCATGTGGATAATCAGATTGATGCCTCACACCAGCAAAATATACTTATAGCAGGTGGATTAAGATAA